From Vanessa cardui chromosome 11, ilVanCard2.1, whole genome shotgun sequence, the proteins below share one genomic window:
- the LOC124533719 gene encoding uncharacterized protein LOC124533719 isoform X2, with protein sequence MSELSDSTMNLKLNNEEERRRTGRYIAILVGICLFLLALYHAWVRRIPVVASLVVPALIMFVYVGWVLYTASRDKKRLLAAAEAALNAAMPTNGEADDHTSELSHSNIEITVIPNRDTKVNSPENPPKDWSEISSVFQKGDPKPEDKNVRFVKPIILINDKLPEDLDQKWTNIVETLTNSDRLKGFQTRRKFKRKFCRRKRHATFKRSYSIG encoded by the exons gAAGAAAGGCGACGTACGGGTCGGTATATAGCGATTCTTGTAGGTATCTGTTTGTTCCTGCTGGCGTTGTACCACGCGTGGGTGAGGCGGATACCGGTGGTCGCCAGCCTGGTGGTCCCAGCTCTAATAATGTTCGTGTACGTCGGTTGGGTTCTGTATACAGCATCGAGGGACAAGAAAAGg CTGCTGGCGGCTGCGGAGGCGGCTTTAAATGCCGCTATGCCAACAAATGGTGAGGCCGACGACCATACATCGGAATTATCACACAGCAATATAGAGATAACCGTTATTCCTAACAGAGACACGAAAGTCAACTCACCTGAAAACCCACCCAAAGATTGGTCAGAAATCTCCTCAGTTTTCCAAAAGGGAGACCCGAAACCTGAAGATAAAAATGTCCGTTTCGTTAaacctataattttaattaatgacaaaTTACCAGAAGATTTAGATCAGAAGTGGACGAATATCGTTGAAACGTTAACAAATAGCGATAGATTAAAAGGTTTTCAGACGCGGAGAAAGTTTAAGAGAAAATTTTGTAGGAGGAAAAGACATGCAACATTTAAAAGGTCTTATTCTATAGGTTGA